The genomic interval GTTGATGATGCCCACCTCTGTACCAGGTGACACATTCTCAGGTATGGGGTTCGTCAGTGATTTCATATATATCACCGGGGCGTTGTCATTCACATCAGTGATTTCAATGATAACTTTGGAATCAGATGAAAGTCCATAACCATCTTTCGCATCAATGCGCATTTCATATTTAGCATTACTCTCGAAATCAAGCGGTCCTATGACCTTTATCTCTCCAGTGTTAATGTCCAGTGAGAAAACCTTTTTAGCTCTTTCTGGGATGCGGCTGAACTCATACGTCACCTTCCCATTTACCCCATCGTCTGCATCAGAAGCACTGACAGTGAGGACTACCGTATCAAGGGCACAGTTTTCTGGTAAACTGGCTTTATAAAAGGCTTGGTCAAACACTGGGGCATTATCATTTGCATCCAGCACAGTCACGTGTATATTAGCCGTTCCTGATCGTTGTGGATTGCCTCCATCAACAGCAACCATCATGAAATTTAAATCGTGCTCTTTTTCACGGTCTAGCTCTTTGTCTAACACCAACTCGACGTTCTTAGATCCATCGGGATCGTCTcgaacagacaaaacaaagtgtTCATTCTTTTGTAAACTATATTGTTTAACCGTATTTTGTCCGATGTCCGCGTCATGTGCTTCGTTGAGACGATATCGTGCGCCTTTGTCTGCCGACTCTCGTATTTCTAACTTAATTGTATCCTTTGGAAAAACGGGTGAGTTGTCATTTACATCCTGGATAAGCAATGAAATACGGTGCAGTTCCAAAGGGCTCTCTAAAACTAATTCGAATTTGAGCATACACGACACCTTCTCCCCACACAGCTCCTCTCTGTCGATCCTTTCCCTGATGACCAAATTTCCCGTTTTAACATCAATATCGCAGTAGTGCTGATAGATTTCCTCAGTATCAATACGGGCTTTACGTGTGAACAATTTCACGACTTCCAGTCCGAGGTCCTTGGCAATATTTCCAACAATGGATCCGGGTCTCATCTCCTCTGGTACAGAGTAGCTGAGGTCTGCAGTGGTGATGTGGATGAAGACAGCAAAGgcgcagaaaaaaatcagcaacgTTTTTCCTTTCTGGTCCATTTTTCCTCGAAAGAAGATACGGTCAACTTAATCTCCCCCGTTGCTGATCAAATTCAAATGTAAAGGCAATATTGAGAAACACCGCTCCTGGAACAATGGCAGCTCCGGCTTTAACGCCTGAATTACTCTTCTTGCAGTGGGTGGAGAAATGAATCTCCTCATATCTGCAAGTGAGCAGCGACGCCGTGAGTAGATTTGGAATATTGCAAATAAACAGCTCAGAGCccaacaaaaaatgtcatcaaaactgTGGTATAATATTTAACTCTTAAGACgcaaagtaaaagtatttttcacTGGTATGTTTCAGGTTTGTTATAATAGGCGCATGTGAGAGAAACAACTCGTAACATcattcagcaccatggacagcgcATTAAATGGTAGGAATACGACTTAAATCTTTTCCTCATTAAACCTTGATGTTCTTAAATAATACGGACTGAGGACTGCGCTGAAGTACAGCGTTGGTCTTCCGTTTTAAGTGAGCAGATATTAACATTTATAAAttagaaatggtaaaaaactgttaaatttaaaatatcactAGACCTAGAAAATGCTTTCATCTTATTTCAAATTTATTCAGAATATGtgtctattttatttccttctgTATAATGCGGTGGTTAACAACAAATACGTGCAAATATAAAGTCCCTTAGTCCTTTGTGTACTTAAGCAATATCTGAGGGCCACTAAATATACTCTGTAGGCTTGATATCTGCAAGGAAATAAACCTTATTTTCCCATCAATTTGGAGTGTATAAAACGAGATCAAAGCTGACAATCAATAtcacatttaaacaacaaattgaCTGTGATGAAATTTAAGGCTTGAGCACAAATGTTTAGTCAGCTTGTATttctaaaaagtaaaatcataaaatctaACTTTGTTTGCTGCAATTTAATACATTGTTGGGATGGCAGGAAGTAAAAGTGGTATCTGGCCATGGTCAAGTGATTAACGAAATAGAATAATTGTGGTCACAGACATGCAATAAGCATAGGTATGTTTATATGCAGGTGAAAGGGATGTCTAATGTCAAGATAAAAACCGTGCTGAATTCGGTTTGAAAACGCAAAGTTTTCTGCTATGTAACGGTTgttgaaatgtcatttaaacaattatatgtaagtgtttaaaatgccataataataaatagtcattcatgtgtaaatgtatgtttaaaacAGGTCTCTCTTGAGAATGAGACCCCCGTGTGTCAGTTAGATTACCTGTATgaataaaggttaaattaaaaaaaaaaagaagaaaacaaatgaataaatatataaataaatgaaggaGCATAATCTAGAGGGACAGGCGTTTTGCCACAAAAT from Plectropomus leopardus isolate mb unplaced genomic scaffold, YSFRI_Pleo_2.0 unplaced_scaffold22107, whole genome shotgun sequence carries:
- the LOC121965882 gene encoding protocadherin gamma-B7-like; translation: MDQKGKTLLIFFCAFAVFIHITTADLSYSVPEEMRPGSIVGNIAKDLGLEVVKLFTRKARIDTEEIYQHYCDIDVKTGNLVIRERIDREELCGEKVSCMLKFELVLESPLELHRISLLIQDVNDNSPVFPKDTIKLEIRESADKGARYRLNEAHDADIGQNTVKQYSLQKNEHFVLSVRDDPDGSKNVELVLDKELDREKEHDLNFMMVAVDGGNPQRSGTANIHVTVLDANDNAPVFDQAFYKASLPENCALDTVVLTVSASDADDGVNGKVTYEFSRIPERAKKVFSLDINTGEIKVIGPLDFESNAKYEMRIDAKDGYGLSSDSKVIIEITDVNDNAPVIYMKSLTNPIPENVSPGTEVGII